Genomic DNA from Gemmatimonadota bacterium:
GCCGGAAATCATCGATGGTACCGGTTTGCAGCAGCTGACCTCGCGCCATGAGCGCGACGCGATCGCCCAGGAAGAACGCCTCGTTCAGGTCGTGGGTGACGATCACGAACGTCTTTTGCACGGTGTGCTTGAGCGCATGGAACTCCTCCTGCAGCTCCCGTCGCGTGAGGGGGTCCAGCGCACCGAACGGCTCGTCCATCAGCAGGATGTCCGGATCGAGGGCCAGGGCGCGGGCAACGCCTACCCGCTGGCGTTGACCGCCGGACAGTTCGGACGGAAACCGGTGCCCGAAGTCGCGCGGCGAGAGTCGAACCAACTCGAGCAGCTCGTCCACCCGTGCACGGACCCGTGCCCGTTCCCATCCCTCCAGTCGCGGAAGCAGACCGATATTGGCCCGCACCGTCAGGTGCGGGAAAAGGGCCCCGCTCTGGACCACGTAGCCCATGCGTCGCCGCAGGGCGATGGGATCCACGGTGGCCGTGTCCTTCCCTTCGACGAGAACCCGGCCCGCGGTTGGCTCGAGCAGGCGGTTGATCAAGCGTAGGGTGGTGGTCTTGCCGCAGCCGCTTTCTCCGATCAGGCAGAGGCTTTCCCCGGCAGCGACGTCGAGAGAGACATTGTCGACGGCGGTCGTCTCACGCCCATCCTGCGTGAAGGAGCGGGAGAGCCCGTCCAACCGGATCACGCGGGTGCGTGCTCCGGCACGATCTCGTTCAGCGAGAACCAGCCCCTCCGGTCGAGCCACTGCTTCCGGAGCCGCATGCCGGCCACCGCGGCCAGCCGCCGCAGCGCCGCCGGCGTGAACTTCCTGGAAATCCCCACCTGGATGGGGTGCCCGGGCTCCAGCCGCACCTCCTCGCCGAGCGCCCGAATCCAGCTGCTCTGCGCCGACCGTGGTGCCACTCGCAGGTTCATGCGGCGCGTGCCGATCCCCTCGTACTCCGCTTCCTCGACGTACGTGGAGGCCAAGTCGAATGCGCGGGGATCGAAGTCGGCTCCCAGGTGACGGTTCACCCGCCGGATCATGTGGACGAAGAACTTCCGGCAGGCCTCGTTCTGGTTGTAGGCGGCGTCCAGCACGCTCGAGTCCTTGTCCAGGTCGACGCCCACGATCAGGCGATCCTCGTGCCCCATCCGATCCCGGATACTACGCAAGAACGCCACGGTCTCCTCCAGCGACTCCAGGTTTCCGAGCGAGGATCCCAGGAAGAACAAGAGCTTCTTGGGGCTCTTGGGAATCGCGGAGAGCACGTCCTCGAACATACCCTGCCGCGGTTCGACGCGGACCCGGGCCCCGTACCGCCGCCCGATCTCCGCCCGAGTCGCAGCCAGTGCGCCGTGCGAGACGTCGATCGGCATGTACCGCACCGGCGCCGCCGAGGCCTCTGCGCATACCGCCAAGACATGGGAGATCTTGCGGGCCGAGCCACATCCCAGCTCGATGAGGAGGGATTCGTCCTCCCAGATCTCTTTGGCGTGATCGCGTAGGATCTCTTCCTCGCAGTCCGTCAGATAGTACTCGTCCGAGCGAGTGTAGCGCTCATACAGGCGGGACGCCGTCGAATCCCAGATCCATGCGTGGTCGAAGTGGACCACGTCCGAGTCGGGGTCGAACGCTTCGCGAGCCGCGTCTTCGAAGGCATCCCCTGGTGGAGGAAGCACCGCACCCGTGACGCGATAGCACCAGACGGAGAAGGTGGCGTCGGGGTCCTTGCCGGGCAGGTAGGGGGCAGGCTCGGTCCGTTCCACCAGCGTCCAGGCCCCGAGCTCCTCGAGCTGGTGCATGTGGGTGCGGAAGCCCATCGCGTCCTCTTCGTAGAAGTCGGAGCGCATCGTGAAGGTGATGAGACCGCCGCGGCGAACCAGGCGCAACACCTCGTCCAGCGCCGCCGCCGGTGCCTGCCCATAGGAGAACACACCCACCAGGACGGCGGCGTCGAACGCCCCCGCTCGGTATTTGTCCACCGGTAGACTCAGATCGGCCACACCGAGCTCGGAGTAGACGCCCTTTGCGCGCGCGACCTCCAACATCTCGCT
This window encodes:
- a CDS encoding ATP-binding cassette domain-containing protein gives rise to the protein MIRLDGLSRSFTQDGRETTAVDNVSLDVAAGESLCLIGESGCGKTTTLRLINRLLEPTAGRVLVEGKDTATVDPIALRRRMGYVVQSGALFPHLTVRANIGLLPRLEGWERARVRARVDELLELVRLSPRDFGHRFPSELSGGQRQRVGVARALALDPDILLMDEPFGALDPLTRRELQEEFHALKHTVQKTFVIVTHDLNEAFFLGDRVALMARGQLLQTGTIDDFRHSPATREVHRFLVRHLEEAGVTA
- a CDS encoding L-histidine N(alpha)-methyltransferase, with the protein product MNRPADTTPISTTDLSPAVAARVDQIWSMAYQARTKDDLKRLYAKWATTYDEDHEAIGFFGHHRTADVLARHLTRPDVARVLDAGAGTGAGGEALREVGFQEIHALDLSSEMLEVARAKGVYSELGVADLSLPVDKYRAGAFDAAVLVGVFSYGQAPAAALDEVLRLVRRGGLITFTMRSDFYEEDAMGFRTHMHQLEELGAWTLVERTEPAPYLPGKDPDATFSVWCYRVTGAVLPPPGDAFEDAAREAFDPDSDVVHFDHAWIWDSTASRLYERYTRSDEYYLTDCEEEILRDHAKEIWEDESLLIELGCGSARKISHVLAVCAEASAAPVRYMPIDVSHGALAATRAEIGRRYGARVRVEPRQGMFEDVLSAIPKSPKKLLFFLGSSLGNLESLEETVAFLRSIRDRMGHEDRLIVGVDLDKDSSVLDAAYNQNEACRKFFVHMIRRVNRHLGADFDPRAFDLASTYVEEAEYEGIGTRRMNLRVAPRSAQSSWIRALGEEVRLEPGHPIQVGISRKFTPAALRRLAAVAGMRLRKQWLDRRGWFSLNEIVPEHAPA